The following are encoded in a window of Acipenser ruthenus chromosome 26, fAciRut3.2 maternal haplotype, whole genome shotgun sequence genomic DNA:
- the LOC117430255 gene encoding centromere protein V-like, giving the protein MMLSDDEGLVKHTGGCHCGAVRFQVWALPDLHIFSCSCSICTKKQNHHFIVPASRFSLLQGAESLTTYTFNTHIAKHMFCKTCGVQSFYRPRSNPDGYGVMPHCLDEGTVRSVRLEEFNGKEWENAMGQHQTIRSMSKT; this is encoded by the exons ATGATGCTGAG TGATGATGAAGGACTTGTGAAGCATACAGGAGGCTGCCACTGTGGTGCGGTCCGATTCCAGGTGTGGGCTTTGCCAGATTTGCACATCTTCAGCTGCAG ctgCAGCATTTGCACCAAGAAACAGAACCATCATTTCATTGTTCCAGCTTCAAGGTTCAGTCtgttacag GGAGCTGAGAGTTTAACCACGTACACGTTTAACACCCACATTGCCAAACACATGTTCTGCAAGACATGTGGCGTGCAGAGCTTCTACAGGCCTCGATCCAACCCTGATGGATATG GTGTAATGCCGCACTGCCTGGATGAGGGCACAGTGCGGAGTGTCAGACTGGAGGAGTTCAATGGAAAGGAGTGGGAGAATGCCATGGGACAGCACCAGACGATCAGGAGCATGTCGAAGACCTGA